The following proteins are co-located in the Triticum aestivum cultivar Chinese Spring chromosome 1A, IWGSC CS RefSeq v2.1, whole genome shotgun sequence genome:
- the LOC123071354 gene encoding uncharacterized protein, protein MDHLVPKVCTLNLPGIYNKINCRTLIAKDCLLLHQRLSSHCSGDGKVPVQYNQVRNWFQNRSTRMMMMPPVAEEHHPVAEVLVRFTWLGPEEDEWVDVQKCVRLRSLQCVAVLPGDLILCSNEGKEQAQYFDAHVLQVQRRTHDVRGCRCRFLVCYDHDRSEEFVPLSKVCRRPETDHMHQISEKPHKIMDVNTDKVTRGGVPIPPDQGEASDKPVVPLLDAPTSTRSNSMAHVEMEDPEAAPNDEAANEAHGNKMNVGVSFFRSPVRFLVNFLVKKMFAQKLPIEEGCFPDSNDLMERL, encoded by the exons ATGGACCACCTGGTGCCGAAAGTGTGCACACTgaacctacca GGAATTTATAATAAGATTAATTGCAGAACATTAATTGCAAAAGATTGCCTTCTCTTACATCAGAGGCTG TCATCTCACTGCTCGGGCGACGGCAAGGTCCCCGTCCAGTACAATCAG GTGAGGAATTGGTTCCAGAACCGTAGTACCAGGATGATGATGATGCCTCCAGTGGCGGAGGAACACCACCCAGTGGCC GAAGTACTAGTTCGATTTACTTGGCTTGGACCCGAGGAGGATGAATGGGTTGATGTTCAGAAATGTGTGAGACTGCGTTCTCTTCAATGTGTTGCCGTGCTGCCTGGGGATCTCATTCTTTGTTCTAAC GAAGGCAAAGAGCAGGCCCAGTATTTTGATGCGCATGTTCTTCAAGTTCAAAGGCGCACGCATGACGTAAGGGGGTGCCGCTGCAGATTTCTTGTTTGTTATGATCATGATCGCTCTGAG GAGTTTGTTCCACTGAGCAAGGTATGCCGTCGACCAGAAACTGATCACATGCACCAAATATCCGAAAAGCCACACAAGATAATGGATGTCAACACTGACAAGGTGACGAGGGGTGGGGTTCCCATTCCACCAGATCAAGGAGAGGCGTCTGACAAGCCGGTTGTTCCCTTACTAGACGCACCTACTAGCACCCGCAGCAATTCAATGGCACATGTTGAGATGGAGGATCCAGAGGCTGCCCCAAACGACGAAGCTGCAAATGAAGCACATGGCAACAAGATGAATGTGGGAGTGTCGTTCTTTCGCTCCCCTGTGCGTTTCCTTGTGAACTTTTTAGTGAAAAAAATGTTCGCCCAAAAACTTCCAATCGAGGAAGGATG CTTCCCAGATTCGAACGACCTGATGGAGAGGCTTTAG
- the LOC123184217 gene encoding protein SAWADEE HOMEODOMAIN HOMOLOG 2: protein MGRIRFTLAEVAKMEEVLRNLKAMPKRPVIQGLTDDFNASPDRSGDDKVPVQYNQVHTWFQNRRYKQKRRGKRPPARGKKMLPTGAEAQHPASYWVQSSSPSNSESQSGNTSSDGGLVQLEAKSPRNGAWYDVAAIQSCRFSETGEQEVQVWLSGFGAEEEEWINVCKSVRLRSLPCVARECVDVLPGDLILCYQEGKEQALYFDAHILQVERHTHDIRGCRCSFLVRYDHDHSEEIVPLRKVCRRPSTDVKIDIVIDDSLAEQKAQKWHKRMDMNPDEVTMVPSPPNQGGPSDKLAAPLLITPDSTHSDSVADEQMGDIEAASKGGAKSKAHGEKMNVGA, encoded by the exons ATGGGGAGAATCCGGTTCACCCTGGCGGAGGTTGCCAAGATGGAGGAGGTCCTCCGTAACCTCAAAGCCATGCCCAAGCGTCCGGTCATCCAGGGACTCACCGACGACTTCAACGCCTCCCCGGACCGCTCCGGCGACGACAAGGTCCCCGTCCAATACAATCAG GTGCACACCTGGTTCCAGAACCGGAGGTACAAGCAGAAGAGGAGGGGTAAGCGGCCGCCGGCACGAGGGAAGAAGATGCTGCCCACGGGGGCTGAGGCACAGCACCCAGCTTCCTACTGGGTTCAGTCATCTTCCCCTTCAAACTCCGAATCACAGTCAG GGAATACCTCTTCGGATGGTGGCCTAGTCCAGCTTGAAGCAAAGTCACCAAGAAATGGTGCATG GTACGATGTTGCTGCCATTCAGTCCTGCAGGTTTTCTGAGACGGGGGAGCAG GAAGTGCAAGTTTGGTTATCTGGATTTGGGGCTGAGGAGGAAGAATGGATTAATGTTTGTAAATCTGTGAGGTTGCGTTCTCTTCCATGTGTAGCCAGAGAATGTGTTGATGTGCTTCCTGGGGATCTTATTCTTTGTTATCAG GAAGGAAAAGAGCAGGCCCTCTATTTTGATGCTCATATTCTTCAAGTTGAAAGGCACACACATGATATAAGGGGTTGCCGCTGCAGTTTTCTTGTTCGTTATGATCACGATCACTCTGAG GAGATTGTTCCACTGAGGAAAGTATGTCGTCGACCATCTACCGATGTTAAGATTGATATTGTAATTGATGATAGCCTAGCTGAGCAGAAAGCTCAAAAGTGGCACAAGAGGATGGATATGAACCCTGATGAGGTCACCATGGTTCCCAGCCCACCAAATCAAGGAGGGCCATCCGACAAGCTGGCTGCTCCCTTACTTATCACGCCTGACAGCACCCACAGTGATTCAGTAGCAGATGAGCAGATGGGGGATATCGAGGCTGCTTCAAAAGGTGGAGCTAAAAGCAAAGCACATGGTGAGAAGATGAACGTCGGAGCGTAG